A single window of Pyxicephalus adspersus chromosome 10, UCB_Pads_2.0, whole genome shotgun sequence DNA harbors:
- the LOC140339840 gene encoding uncharacterized protein, whose translation MRSELLSHVKSHTNVSNSESLSEKCELTSQKTQTAENLYSCSECGKSFTEKRNLFTHYRIHTGERLYSCSDCGKYFPEKAKFIIHRRTHTGERPYSCSECGKCFSRKAELRIHQRIHTGERPYSCSECGKRFSRRTDLLTHQRIHTGESPFSCSYCDKRFNVKTNLLTHQRSHTGERPFSCSECGKCFTRKRSLLRHQEKHTDECSFSCPECGKQFTRKGNLLRHQRTHTFFWTCEDSIHGKHPKEPPQHSRHKSILDPVDDSLATWKVAEGDERMSNVIGPWSDQQYNVMSPTNEENFGLLDVMINDFRQQKIEKYNNVYYKCCFPDGHYVQNLKDEDLTISSNVKDDDITQSSPGINPCPHNTHHRPHRLVTPMDPCNPKESSEQLHTVTPDLCPRSYSVERPTDSSNPRKSSINTEKDHTECRNSFTVKTKLVPDQKIHKPKQHSCLECGKSFTGKGNLLTHQRSHTGERPYACSVCGKCYTGKGSLLTHQRSHVDERPFSCSWCGKCFTQKGSLLRHQRLHTGEHPFSCLECGKCFTDKRSLFKHQIIHTGEYPFSCQECGKCFTQKADLLTHQRTHTGERPFPCSDCGKCFTQKSNLLKHQRSHTGERPFSCLECGKSFFQKGNLLRHQRSHTGERPFLCSECGKGFLFKRHLILHLRIHTGERPFSCSECGKCFTQKSNLLNHQRSHTGERPFSCLECGKSFFRKGSLLRHQRSHTGERPFLCSECGKGFLFKRHLVLHLRIHTGERPFSCSECAKSFTEKAKLFKHQRIHTGVSPFSCPECGKCFTQKTDLSNHKRIHTGERPFSCSECGKSFTQKCSLLRHLVIHTRVGPFSCEQCGKCFVEKETLIAHQRTHAC comes from the exons ATGAGATCTGAGCTGTTAAGCCATGTAAAATCGCACACTAATGTTTCTAATTCAGAATCTTTGTCTGAGAAATGTGAGCTTACAAGCCAAAAAACACAGACAGCTGAGAATCTTTATTCCTGCtcagagtgcgggaaaagtttcaCTGAGAAAAGAAACCTTTTTACACACTacagaattcacacaggtgaacgttTATATTCATGTTCAGACTGTGGAAAATATTTCCCTGAGAAAGCAAAATTTATTATACATCGGAGAACTCACACAGGAGAACGGCCTTATTCATGTTCGGAGTGCGGCAAATGTTTCTCTCGGAAAGCAGAACTTCGTATACATCAGAGAATTCACACGGGAGAGCGTCCTTATTCgtgttcagagtgtggaaaaCGTTTTTCAAGGAGAACTGACCTTCTTACGCACCAAAGAATTCACACGGGTGAAAGTCCTTTTTCTTGTTCATACTGTGATAAACGTTTCAATGTGAAGACCAACCTGCTTACTCATCAGAGAAGTCACACCGGTGAGCGTCCCTTTTCATGCTCGGAATGTGGTAAGTGTTTTACTCGGAAAAGGAGTCTTCTTAGACACCAGGAGAAGCACACGGATGAATGTTCTTTTTCATGCCCCGAGTGCGGGAAGCAGTTTACACGTAAAGGAAATCTACTTCGACATCAAAGAACGCACACCT TCTTCTGGACCTGTGAAGACTCAATCCATGGAAAACATCCAAAGGAGCCACCACAGCACTCCAGACATAAGAGCATTCTGGACCCGGTTGATGATTCTTTGGCAACATGGAAG GTAGCTGAAGGAGATGAGAGAATGTCCAATGTGATTGGGCCATGGTCTGACCAG caatataacgtcatgtccccaacaaatgaggagaaCTTTGGATTGTTAGATGTCATGATTAATGACTTCAGACagcaaaaaattgaaaaatacaataatgtttattacaaatgttGCTTTCCAGATGGACACTATGTGCAGAATTTAAAAGACGAGGATCTTACTATATCATCAAATGTTAAAGATGATGACATCACACAATCTTCTCCAGGGATAAATCCTTGTCCTCATAATACACATCATAGACCTCACCGTTTGGTGACACCAATGGATCCGTGTAATCCTAAGGAATCTTCTGAGCAATTACATACTGTTACTCCAGATCTCTGTCCAAGATCTTACAGTGTGGAGAGACCAACAGATTCATCTAATCCCAGGAAGTCTtccataaatactgaaaaagatCACACAG AGTGTAGAAATTCTTTTACTGTGAAAACCAAACTTGTACCAGACCAGAAAATTCACAAACCTAAGCAGCATTCGTGTTTAGAGTGTGGGAAAAGCTTTACTGGAAAAGGCAACCTCCTTACACATCAGAGAAGCCACACGGGTGAGCGTCCCTATGCATGTTCAGTGTGTGGGAAATGTTACACTGGGAAAGGAAGTCTTCTGACACATCAGAGAAGTCACGTGGATGAGCGACCTTTTTcatgttcatggtgtggtaaatGTTTTACTCAGAAGGGAAGCCTTCTTAGACACCAGAGATTGCACACGGGAGAGCATCCTTTTTCATGTTtggagtgtgggaaatgtttcaccGATAAAAGATCGCTTTTTAAACACCAGATAATTCACACAGGTGAATATCCTTTCTCATGTCaagagtgtgggaaatgttttactcAGAAAGCAGACCTGCTCACCCACCAGAGAACTCACACAGGAGAACGACCTTTTCCATGTTCAGATTGCGGAAAATGTTTTACTCAAAAATCAAACCTTCTTAAGCACCAGAGAAGTCATACCGGTGAGCgacctttttcatgtttagagtgtgggaaaagtttcttTCAAAAAGGAAACCTTCTTAGACACCAGAGAAGTCACACGGGTGAGCGTCCATTTTTATGCTCAGAGTGCGGAAAAGGTTTCCTATTTAAAAGACACCTCATATTACATCTAAGGATTCATACAGGAGAACGTCCTTTttcctgttcagaatg cggaaaatgttttacacaaaaatCAAACCTTCTTAATCACCAGAGAAGTCATACCGGTGagcgtcctttttcatgtttagagtgtgggaaaagtttcttTCGAAAAGGAAGCCTTCTTAGACACCAGAGAAGTCACACGGGTGAGCGTCCATTTTTATGCTCAGAGTGCGGAAAAGGTTTCTTATTTAAAAGACACCTCGTATTACATCTACggattcacacaggtgaacgtccttTTTCCTGTTCAGAATGTGCAAAATCCTTTACTGAGAAAGCAAAGCTTTTTAAACACCAGAGGATTCATACAGGTGTGAGTCCTTTTTCCTGTCCAGAATGCGGCAAATGTTTCACTCAGAAAACAGACCTTAGTAATCACAAGAGAATTCACACCGGTGAACGTCCGTTCTCATGTTCTGAGTGCGGAAAATCTTTTACCCAGAAATGCAGCCTTCTGAGGCACCTGGTAATTCACACTCGGGTGGGCCCTTTTTCTTGTGAacagtgtgggaaatgttttgtagAGAAAGAAACGCTAATTGCACACCAAAGAACACATGCTTGCTAA
- the LOC140339076 gene encoding uncharacterized protein, with the protein MILIMDCHRDGSYVRDSVEGDDVYSTEVSSISRNKHPSMLRLIVMFRMGAGGVESFQIFDILIHKRTDSRVTFSFLGSAKSFLEKGKPRNRTGERPYSCSLCEKSFIHKGDLYRHQRIHTGERPFSCSECGKTFTEKSGLIIHQRSHTGERPFPCLQCGKRFTQKSHLRTHQRVHTGERPYSCSDCGKCFSGKEKLLNHQRSHTGEHPFACSECDKRFTMKGSLLRHQRKHSGDHLFSCSECGKSFTERTALVIHQRIHTGDYPYACLVCGKRFNKKVYLSTHERSHTGERPYSCSECGKCFTQKGNLVNHQRIHTGERPFTCTECGKSFIFKRHLLLHQITHTGKHPFSCSECGKNFTEKGKLLIHQRMHTGERPFCCPECGKGFTQKTVLNTHKRIHTREHPYSCSKCGKSFTQKGNLLRHQRTHTS; encoded by the coding sequence ATGATTTTAATTATGGATTGCCATAGAGATGGATCTTATGTCCGGGATAGTGTGGAGGGAGATGATGTATATTCCACAGAAGTGAGTTCCATCTCTAGAAATAAACACCCATCCATGTTACGGCTTATAGTCATGTTTAGGATGGGGGCTGGGGGGGTGGAGAGTTTTCAGATATTTGACATCCTTATACATAAAAGAACTGACTCTagggttacattttcttttttagggagCGCAAAATCCTTTCTGGAGAAAGGGAAACCGCGAAATCGGACAGGTGAGCGTCCTTATTCGTGTTCCCTTTGCGAGAAAAGCTTCATTCACAAAGGAGATCTATACagacaccagagaattcacacaggtgaacgtcctttttcgtgttcagagtgcgggaaaaCTTTCACTGAGAAAAGTGGTCTTATTATACACCAGAGAAGTCACACGGGTGAGCGTCCATTTCCATGCTTGCAGTGTGGCAAACGTTTCACCCAAAAATCCCACCTTCGCACCCACCAGAGAGTTCACACGGGTGAGCGTCCCTATTCATGTTCAgattgtgggaaatgtttcagtgGAAAAGAAAAGCTTCTAAATCATCAGAGAAGTCACACCGGAGAACATCCTTTTGCATGTTCAGAGTGCGATAAACGTTTCACAATGAAAGGGAGTCTTCTTAGGCACCAGAGAAAACACTCGGGAGATCATCTGTTTTCCTGCTCAGAGTGTGGAAAGAGTTTTACTGAGAGAACGGCATTAGTCATACACCAAAGAATTCACACTGGTGATTATCCTTACGCATGCCTAGTGTGTGGGAAACGTTTTAATAAGAAAGTATACCTTAGTACCCATGAaaggagtcacacaggggagcgcccctattcatgttcagaatgcgGAAAATGTTTCACTCAGAAAGGAAATCTTGTTaaccaccaaagaattcacacaggtgaacgtccttTCACATGTACAGAATGTGGGAAATCTTTCATATTTAAAAGGCACCTTCTCTTACACCAGATAACTCACACTGGCAAGCATCCCTTTTCCTGCTCGGAGTGCGGCAAAAATTTTACAGAGAAGGGAAAGCTTCTTATACATCAAAGAATGCACACAGGTGAACGTCCCTTTTGTTGTCCGGAATGTGGTAAAGGTTTCACCCAGAAAACAGTCCTTAATACTCACAAGAGAATTCACACTCGTGAGCACCCTTACTCGTGTTcaaagtgtgggaaaagttttactCAAAAAGGAAATCTGCTTAGACATCAGAGAACACACACCAGTTGA